One region of Sulfuriroseicoccus oceanibius genomic DNA includes:
- a CDS encoding TIGR02597 family protein — translation MKAYFLSTALVAAGIATLIPDASAATTDPVGYNTVECLPNSDTIVGVPLRQSGSVVGTVDSIGTPAADAVTITLTSAPSTTDDAFAFSHYLQFTSGTLSGQYFTIGANSGTTVTIDLNGGDVSTVAQNDTVRIVKYWTLEELFPAAQATTAFGEAPDYEPNGHAIFASSSTSPRGRMTQLFLLGSDLGVNKSASQIFYIANGQWQTATGSPTTGDTILLPDSYFVIRHPAAVTQSTKFTCTGEVELGTFSIPLVTSSSSTNDIVVALPRPVDVKLSELNLFESGAFTASAGTSPRGRKDLLIVFDNSTAGLNKTGRIFYHDGTNWLEATNSNAISNDFVISAGTGFVIRKVASTDGSVEWLNTPSY, via the coding sequence GTGAAAGCCTACTTTCTCTCTACCGCTCTCGTCGCCGCCGGCATCGCCACTCTGATCCCGGACGCATCCGCAGCAACCACGGACCCTGTCGGATACAACACCGTCGAATGCCTGCCTAACTCCGACACCATCGTTGGCGTCCCTCTCCGCCAGTCCGGCAGCGTCGTCGGCACCGTCGACTCCATCGGCACCCCTGCCGCTGACGCTGTGACCATCACGCTCACCTCGGCCCCAAGCACCACGGACGACGCATTCGCTTTCTCGCACTACCTCCAGTTCACCTCTGGAACACTCAGCGGCCAGTACTTCACCATCGGTGCCAACAGCGGAACCACCGTCACCATCGACCTTAATGGCGGCGACGTTTCCACCGTCGCACAAAACGATACCGTCCGAATCGTCAAATATTGGACATTGGAAGAACTCTTCCCCGCCGCTCAAGCCACAACTGCGTTCGGCGAGGCCCCTGACTACGAACCCAACGGACACGCAATCTTCGCCAGCTCATCAACGAGCCCTCGCGGCCGCATGACCCAGCTCTTCCTTCTTGGATCTGACCTCGGAGTCAACAAGTCAGCGTCACAAATCTTCTACATCGCGAATGGACAATGGCAGACAGCAACCGGGTCTCCTACTACTGGAGACACCATCCTGCTACCAGACTCCTACTTCGTCATTCGTCATCCTGCAGCAGTCACACAGAGCACGAAGTTCACCTGCACGGGCGAGGTGGAACTTGGGACATTCTCGATCCCGCTCGTGACATCGTCATCCAGCACCAACGATATCGTAGTCGCCCTCCCTCGCCCAGTTGACGTAAAACTTAGCGAACTCAATCTTTTTGAATCCGGTGCATTCACTGCAAGTGCCGGAACTTCACCACGAGGTCGCAAGGACCTTCTCATCGTCTTCGACAACTCCACAGCAGGCTTGAACAAGACTGGTAGGATCTTCTATCACGACGGCACCAACTGGCTCGAAGCCACAAACAGCAACGCCATCTCGAACGATTTCGTAATCTCCGCAGGAACCGGCTTCGTCATCCGCAAAGTAGCGTCGACCGACGGATCCGTGGAATGGCTGAACACTCCATCTTACTAA